GTCATCGTCGTCCTTGCCGTAGATGCATTGCACGAGCTTCGGATCGATGTTCTTCAGATCGCCGACGGGATCGCCTCCCGCTCCTTCCGTCTTCTGGCCGAGCCAGCCGAGAACAGAGATGACGTAGTCAACTTCGTGCGAAAGTGACAGCAGCGACAATTGTGCGACCGCCGACTTTTCGGCTGGCTTGAGGAGCTGGTAAGTAGCCGGCACGACATCGGCACCGAAGGAATAACCGATGAGCAGCACATGCTTCACCTTCCACTGCTTACGGTAGAAATCGATGATCTTCGAAAGATCGGCGGCTGTCTCCTCCGGCTTGCGCTCCTTCCAGAAATAGTGGAGCGAATCGACGCCGACGACCGGAATACCTTCCTTCTGCAGCGTGCCGCCGACCTCCTTGTCGATGTCGCGCCAGCCGCCGTCGCCGGAATAGATCACCGCCATCGTATCGAAGGCCGGCGTTGCCTCGAGCACAGCCAGCGGCAGGCCGAGCGGGTTGCCGAAGGCGCCGGAGGCGGTGACGAGATCGTCGAGCGTATCGGCAAACGCCGTCTGCGCATCGTCGGTGGAATCGCGGATCTCGATCGCGTCATGGGCCTTCTTCAGCGCCTCGGCATGCGCCCGACCATCCTTGTTGGCATCAGGCGTGAAGACGGTAACGATCGGGTCCGGCAACACGCCGTCGCTGAGGCCATAGACGGTGCGTTCGCCGACCACTTGCTTGGACGCCGGCGTGCAAAGCTCCTTGGCAAGCGGAATGCCGGCGACCGGATTAACGGCAAGTGTCTGGCCGATCGTCGCATCCGGCGTTTGCGCGGCGATCGCCAGCGCTAAGGCCCCGCCCTCGCCGATACCGGCGACGATCGGCAGGTGATAGGCGTTGTTGCCGGTCGCGCGCTGCACCTGCTGGCTCAGCGATTCGATGTCGGACACCATGTAGACGCAGCCGTCGTTGAGGCTGACGTCATACTGGCTGAGCGCCTGGATATAGGATGGAAAGTCAACGCCGATGACGACGGCGCCTTCGGCGACCAACCTGTCGGCTTCGGCTTTCTCATAGTCGCCCCAGCCGGCGGCATCCGAGATCAGCATCACCGTGCCCTTCACCTCCCCTTCCGGCAGGAAGATGTGCGGCGACGGGATGAGCCCGGTTTCGAAGCTCTGCGTGGTCTCTTCGGCGGCGTCAGCCGGTGCGGCCGCGAGCATGCAGGCGCATGCCGTGGCAAGAAGGATTGTTCTGATCATTTTCTCACTACCCCTTTCAATCCGCCCCCAATCAGAAATGTCGCGTCCATCAACGCGATCATCGGATTGCCCCCTCCTGAGACCGCAAGATAGCGCGGTTGCCAGTGCGGATGAAACTTGGATTTGAATGCCCGAAGGCCTTTGAAGTTATAGAAGCGCTCGCCGTGTTCGAAGACGGTGCTGCCGATGCGGTCCCAGACGGGCGCCGCCTCGCGTTTCGACATGCCGGAGAGAGGCGCCATGCCGAGATTGAAGTGGGTGAAACCCTGCCCTCGCAGATATTCCATGATCTGCACGAAGAGAAAGTCCATCGAGCCCTTCGGCGCGTCCGGCGAGAAGCGCATGAGATCGATCGTGCCCTCCTGTCTGGATTCGGTCACTAGGATATTGGCGAAGGCGACGATCCTGCCGTCCTTTTTCAGGATGCCGACCGGCTGCGAGGAGACATAATCGAAATCGAACGCGCCGAGCGAGAAGCCCTTTTCCTTGGCATTGTGATGCTCGAGCCAGGCCGTCGAAACCGCGGCAAGATCATCGATGACCGAAGACACGTCCTGCGGTTCGACGACGGCGAATTCCAGCCCGTCGCGCTGGGCGCGGCTTGCCGTCTGGCGAAGGTTCGCCCATTTGCCGCCCTTCATCTCGAAGGTCCTGAGATCGGCCACCGCCAGTTCGCCGAGCTTGAAGGCGCGCAGGCCGGCATCGGCGCAATGGGACAGCAGCGCCGGCGATATCTGATAGAACACGGCCCGGCAGCCGGCGGCGCGCGCCGCTTCGACGAAACGCCAGACGAGTTCCTGCACGGCGCGATGGTCGCCGACCGGATCGAACAGCGCGATCCAGGAGCGGCCCTGCCGGCCATACATGATGAAGGCATCGCCGTTTTCCGAGAACATGATGCTCTTGTCGCCCATGCGCACAAGATTGGCATCGGCATTGCCCTGCTTCATGACGATCTCGACGGCACGCGCCAGCGCCTCGTCCGTCGCCTGCTCCGGCCGGAAGCTCGCCGGTCGGAGCAGGCTGAAGACGGCGATCGCCGACGAAATGATGGTGATGCCGAGCACGGCGCGCAGCCCGCGCGGCGCCTCGGCGGTGAATTCGAACTGCCACCAGAGCTGGTTGCTGTATTCGACGTCGCGATAGACGAAGAGCAGGATGACGACAGCCCCGACGACGATCACGGCGATCGCCATCAGCCAGGACGCCGTCAGCGCCTGGTTGAGCAGCGAGGCCTGGCGGGTAAAGAGCCGGCGGCTGACGAAGAGCCCGAAGATGAGGAAGGCAAGAAAAGCCGCTTCGACAAGCGCGATCGCCTTCAGCAGCGACAAGGTCAGCGCGGCAAGCGCCGAGAACACGGCGACCCACCAGGCGCCGTCGAGCCGCTGGCCGAGGCCGCGCGCGGCGACGACGAGTGCCAACCCCAGCAGGCTGGAGAGGAAATGCGCCCCTTCGACCATCGGCAGCGGCAGATAGTTGGAGAGGAATTCGAGGTTCTGGTCCGGCGTAGGCGTGACGCTCGAAAACACCAGCATGACGCCGAGCAGCAGCGCGAGAGCCGACAGCAGCTGCGGCATCAGCCGTCCGCCGATGCGCCGCATGCTGGAGGCGGCCGGATGGTCGACGAAACGACGCAGCTCCGCCGCCGAGACCGCGAGTACAGCGATCAGCAGCGGCAACACATGGTAGACCAGCCGGTAGAGCACCAGCGATCCGAGCACGGCATCGATGTTCACCGCGCTGCCGAGCGAGGCGATGATCACGGTCTCGAACACACCGAGCCCGGCCGGAACATGGCTGAGCACGCCGAGACCGACGGCGATCGCATAGACGGCGAGGAAGACCGGCCAGCCGATGGCTGTCTGCGGCAGCAGCACATAGAGCACCGACGCCGAGGCGGCGATATCGAAGGCTGTGACCAGGAACTGCCGCGACCAGGTACGCGAATCCGGCAGGCGGATTGCCACAGGGCCAAGATCGAGCACGCGCCCGTCACGGCCGATGATCATCACCGCGCCCAGAATGGCGACGATCGAACCGGCGATCAGCCGAAGAAGGAAGGGGCTGATGCCGACGAGCGGGCCGATCTCGTCGGCGATGACGATGAGGGCGATCGCCGCGACGCCCGCAAGCCCCAATCCGAAGGACAACGTGACGAAGGCGATGATGCGGCCGATATCCTCCGGCGAGAGCCCGAGACGCGTATAGGCGCGGTAGCGGATCGCGCCGCCCGAAAGCGCGCCGAAGCCGGCGGTATTGCCGACGGCATAGGCGCTGAACGCGGTCAGCGCGACATGCGGAAAGGGCAGCTTCTTGCCGATATATTCGATGGCGTTGAGATCGTAGAAGATCAGTGCGAGGAAACTGAGCGCCGTGAAGAACAACGCAAGCAGGATCGAACTCGGCCTGGTGGCGGCGAGCGCACTAACGACGTCGTCATAGCGCACCTCGTTGGTGAGCTGCATAATCGCGTAACCGACGAGGCAGAAGACCACCAGTGATGCGGCCGCCAGCAGCGGCGTTCTGTACCGTCTGAACAGCCCACCAAAAGAAAACCCGTCCGTTTCTTCAATCTCTTCCAAATTGCCGTGCCCCGACATTCTCGTACCCTGCTGCAACTGCCAGCTTGGCGGGAATCATTTCAGATGACGTAACATGAAAGGCATATAAGCTCTATGAAGCCATGCCGCCGCTACCCCAGCCCCGCCGCCTGCGCCTCAATCATCCTCAATTGGGGCGAATTTGCGCAGGCGGGCGGCGCAGCACATTGCATTTTCGTAAGCTTCGGCAGAGCCTTGCGCTCGATGGAGAGTTGAGACGCGGGAGAAAGGTTCGATATGCAGGATGGTTCGGCCTTCGTGATGCTTGCTCTCGGCCGCCTGCTGCTCGGCGGCCTCTATGTCGCTGGCGGCGTTCATCATTTTTTCGTCATCGTGCCGCTGACCGAGGCGATCGAAGCCCGCGGCCTCCCTTTTGCGAAATGGGTGCTGGTCTTGGGCAGCATGTTCCAGATCGTCGCCGGCATCCTGCTGATGCTCGGCCTTTTTGTCGCGGCAGCGGCATTCGGTCTCATCGTCTTCACGTTAGCGGCCACCGTCATGCTGCTGAATTTCTGGGACATGCAGGGAACGGCGCGCGACAGCGCCATCAATACCTGGAAAACCAATATGGCAATCATCGGCGGCCTGCTGATCGCAGCAGCCGGCGCAATGTGAAGCGGTTCATGCCACCGGCTCGCTGCTCGCCCGTGCATGCGCGGCGTAACGCGCGACGGCAGCATCCACCTCCGCGTCGCGATCGCCTGCCACCTGCACCGTCGGCACGGCGAATTCGATACCGTTTTCCTGGAAGGCATTGCGGATCATCGCCAGCGCATTGCGGCGGATGACGAATTGCTCGCCGGGCTTCGTCATCATCGACAGCCGGATTTCGATCGCGAATTCGCCGAACTGCTCAACACCCTTCATCTTCAGCGTCTCGATGATATGAGGACCGAATTCCGGATTTTCGAGCAGCGTCTGGCCGATCTGCTTGATCACCTTCTTCGCCTTGACGAGATCGGTGTCGTATTTGACGTTGAGGCTGATCTTGTCGATCGTCCAATCGCGATTGAGGTTCTTCACCGCGCCGAGTTCACCGAACGGCACCGTCGTCAGCGGTCCGCGATGATGCCTGAGCTTCACCGAGCGCAAGCTGAAGGCCTCGACCACACCCTTGTGGCTGCCGCTTTCGATGTATTCGCCGATGCGGAAGGCATCGTCCCAGAGATAGAACATGCCGCTGATGACGTCTTTGACGATCGTCTGCGCGCCGAAACCGACCGCGACGCCGACGACGCCGGCGCCGGCGATCAGCGGCCCGATTTCGATACCGAGGCCGGAGAGCACCATCAGAACGGCGATGAC
This Rhizobium brockwellii DNA region includes the following protein-coding sequences:
- a CDS encoding virulence factor family protein, with amino-acid sequence MIRTILLATACACMLAAAPADAAEETTQSFETGLIPSPHIFLPEGEVKGTVMLISDAAGWGDYEKAEADRLVAEGAVVIGVDFPSYIQALSQYDVSLNDGCVYMVSDIESLSQQVQRATGNNAYHLPIVAGIGEGGALALAIAAQTPDATIGQTLAVNPVAGIPLAKELCTPASKQVVGERTVYGLSDGVLPDPIVTVFTPDANKDGRAHAEALKKAHDAIEIRDSTDDAQTAFADTLDDLVTASGAFGNPLGLPLAVLEATPAFDTMAVIYSGDGGWRDIDKEVGGTLQKEGIPVVGVDSLHYFWKERKPEETAADLSKIIDFYRKQWKVKHVLLIGYSFGADVVPATYQLLKPAEKSAVAQLSLLSLSHEVDYVISVLGWLGQKTEGAGGDPVGDLKNIDPKLVQCIYGKDDDDDVACPALKDSGAEVIELPGDHHFDENYDLLTKTIIDGLKRRLQD
- the mprF gene encoding bifunctional lysylphosphatidylglycerol flippase/synthetase MprF translates to MSGHGNLEEIEETDGFSFGGLFRRYRTPLLAAASLVVFCLVGYAIMQLTNEVRYDDVVSALAATRPSSILLALFFTALSFLALIFYDLNAIEYIGKKLPFPHVALTAFSAYAVGNTAGFGALSGGAIRYRAYTRLGLSPEDIGRIIAFVTLSFGLGLAGVAAIALIVIADEIGPLVGISPFLLRLIAGSIVAILGAVMIIGRDGRVLDLGPVAIRLPDSRTWSRQFLVTAFDIAASASVLYVLLPQTAIGWPVFLAVYAIAVGLGVLSHVPAGLGVFETVIIASLGSAVNIDAVLGSLVLYRLVYHVLPLLIAVLAVSAAELRRFVDHPAASSMRRIGGRLMPQLLSALALLLGVMLVFSSVTPTPDQNLEFLSNYLPLPMVEGAHFLSSLLGLALVVAARGLGQRLDGAWWVAVFSALAALTLSLLKAIALVEAAFLAFLIFGLFVSRRLFTRQASLLNQALTASWLMAIAVIVVGAVVILLFVYRDVEYSNQLWWQFEFTAEAPRGLRAVLGITIISSAIAVFSLLRPASFRPEQATDEALARAVEIVMKQGNADANLVRMGDKSIMFSENGDAFIMYGRQGRSWIALFDPVGDHRAVQELVWRFVEAARAAGCRAVFYQISPALLSHCADAGLRAFKLGELAVADLRTFEMKGGKWANLRQTASRAQRDGLEFAVVEPQDVSSVIDDLAAVSTAWLEHHNAKEKGFSLGAFDFDYVSSQPVGILKKDGRIVAFANILVTESRQEGTIDLMRFSPDAPKGSMDFLFVQIMEYLRGQGFTHFNLGMAPLSGMSKREAAPVWDRIGSTVFEHGERFYNFKGLRAFKSKFHPHWQPRYLAVSGGGNPMIALMDATFLIGGGLKGVVRK
- a CDS encoding DoxX family protein, with amino-acid sequence MQDGSAFVMLALGRLLLGGLYVAGGVHHFFVIVPLTEAIEARGLPFAKWVLVLGSMFQIVAGILLMLGLFVAAAAFGLIVFTLAATVMLLNFWDMQGTARDSAINTWKTNMAIIGGLLIAAAGAM